The Rosa rugosa chromosome 3, drRosRugo1.1, whole genome shotgun sequence sequence AAGAAGAAGACGATCTGGTCGTTCTTGGACGGATGTCGATGCAAGAGAGATAACGACAGGAGAGTAACGCCGTTAAGGAAAAACAAGAACCCTAACAATGGGGTTTTTGAATTAATTCCTCGAACTAGAGAAAATTAAAAGTAGAAAATAGGAGACAAAGTCCTctcggatctttgctctgataccaagtcaaataagacacgattgagagaatgaatttttttaCTGATATGCATTACACCCATTatgtggtgtatataaacagattacaatcgtactacaacgtacaacaactattgtgtactactgtactacacaacatatacaaggtaagtagttacaacaatatattcccttATTAGTCTCTTCCTAATAGGGAACTATGACTCACACTAACACCACCGTCGTACGGTACTCTAGTCTGTTAGATGGCCAGGCTTATGTTTATGTGGaattgatgagaaaaagaagagagaagaagagaaccTAATCAGATGTATTTTGaagatatatatttttgatTTCAATCAGAGAATAATGTCATGTTATGAAAATTTCGATAGTTCCAAAAAATTTTAACCCCCGCCCAATATATATTTGGTTGGAACACCAACTTTTGCTCCTCCCCATTATGGTCCAAGTCCAAGAGGCTCCCAATTCCTACATCCATGATGACAACGTTAGAATGTAAGCCAAAAAATCATTGATATGTTTTCAAAGTAGTGTTCGACCTACAAACTTTATTAAGACATTAGAGCTGGAGATTCTAACCAATTAACGTTTGACATGTGATTCTAATTATGTTTCTAACCAATTAAACTATATAGAGAGCGTTTGACATGTGATTCTAATTATATGTATCATGCAGTTCAATGGCACAATAGAAATTCTTACATGTCCGTTATACTTGATGGTACAAAATTAAAGCTTTCTTCAGTGGAAAATCAATAATCTCAACCCTAGAAGTGTAGCTAGTTAGATCCCGTGCATCAATCTGCAATAACGTTTttagaaaggttatcaacttgtGCACGCAAGTCATGCCCCCACCACATATGCCTATTGATCACTATAAACTTGAAAGAAATTCATCAAGTTTTTGAGATAAAAAAGAGGGGGGTTTTTCGGGTAACATAATTTGATATGACTGtgctagcaaaaaaaaaataagttgcaACTTTCAACTCGAATGCTCAATTCCATGAAAACTGTTTACAAAAACTCAAGAAAATAGTTTGCAGTAGTCagatatttcaaaacaaaaactataTTATTAGTGCTTTTTCGTCACATCATTCAATGTTTGTTGCTATCAAATTGACGGAAAAGCCACAAGTCGGGGTAAAGCACCAAATGCCAATGTCTCATTAGGGCATTTTATCAAAGTTAGAGgcaaatatttaaaaattaatgGAGAGAAATGTGATTAATTAACTCCTGAAATATTATGTGGATAAATTTTTCAAAACAAATTGATTAGATAACTGATACAAAATAAATAGTTAGTATGTACAATATGACAATGTATCGATAATTTTTCAAAACTAATTGATTAGATAACTGATACAAAAGAAATAGTTAATATGTACAATATGACAATATATCGATGTATCGAACAAAACTCTAACCCTCAATTCGGGGCTAATGAAGAATGAATGATATCAACAAACACAGAACATGTCGTAGCATCAAGAGAACCAAAAGAGACGAGAATTGGAACATACATGGTGCTCTTTTAACTCATGAAGCAGGCCGCCAATAAAGGAAAATTCCTCAATGCTCTAAAGTATTAATACTCCCCACAGGCTCAAAACATCACCACAAGATTTGCTTGACAGCTAAAAAGTATAACCGATTGGATTTTTCATGAGAGATGCGATCAAGGTAGATTCTCCAAGCCGATAATGTTCGCGTTttgaaaaatttatatatatgcaCAGCCGTACCAAACTGCCCTCCACAAGATGGATCCAAGTCCTAAAAAGACTTTCGGGTCATCAAAACCCGAAGCCCAGTTAGTAGGCCCAAATGAGAACCCGAAGGGTTGTAAACCCACCCTGAGCGGTTTTAGTTCCACTCCATTCGCCCGCCGAGCAGGAGCAGAAACTGAAGCAGAAGCAGagatggggaagaagaaaagcaaagATGGGAGCCATCCCAGAACCGAAACCGAGCACTGTACCTCCACCGTCTTCGTCTCCAATTTGCCCTACTCTTTCACCAATTCCCAGGTACTCTCATTCTTTTTCAAATCCCCGATTTTGTAATTTTCCCCTCAAAAAACTAACCTAGATCAAGACCTAATCATCCAAATTTAGCTCAATACTTGTATTACTATCTGttcaaggattttttttttttttttttttttttttgtgtatgtGTAATTTGGCTGTGCTGTTTTATTTATGCAAAGTATTGTTTGTATTGTGAAAATCAGCTGGAGGAGACGTTCAGTGAAGTCGGACCGATCAGGCGGTGCTTTATGGTCACAAAAAAGGGTGAGCTAAAATTGTGCGAGAGAGTAATTTGCATTTTGGATTGTAGTACCAACTATTAGAAGTTTCAGTCAGAGACTGTTTCCTATATGCCTTTTTTGCATTGTTTGCAGGGTCGACGGAGCACCGTGGTTTTGGCTTTGTTCAATTGTAAGTTCAAGTTCATTAGTATTCCTGCAGCATGTATCGTCTTATAATGATAGGTTCATTGGGTTTGGACATTCGTTTACTACATGAACTTTAGAGGTTTCGagaatttgaaatattatttttaatttgtgTTTTGTATCTGTTTGTAGTGCTGTCACAACCGATGCTGATCGCTCCGTTGAGCTGAAGAATGGTGTGTCTGTTGGAGGTCGAAAGATTGCTGTTAAGCATGCCATGCACCGTGCACCTTTTGAACAACGAAGATCAAAGAAAGATCAAGGTTGGTAGTAGTAGTACTACTCATCTTAGTATGGATCTAAGGCACACCTATAATTTCACTTCTTAGCTGAAGGACACTTGTGATATTTTGTTTCAAATTAAATACAAAGAgggaaaggagaagagaaaatgATAAGAAGATGGTAGAGGTAGGGTGACGGGAATAAAATACACAGAACGGCTTATAAAATTAAAACAGAAAAAGCCTTTTAAGTAGTTTCGTCAGCACTATTGACACTCTTGTTTAGCTTCTAGGATTTGACATTGTGagtccatataatttacaaaatacTCAACTTGGAATGCCGGAAGCTAAGTGCTAAATGTATTACTGATGATTAGGGTTTAGCACTATTGACACACTTGTTTAGCTTCTAGGATTTGACATTGTGagtccatataatttacaaaatacTCAGCTTGGAATCCCGGAAGCTAAGTGCTGAAAGTATTTCTGAAGATTATGTATTCTCCTTTTTCCCTTTCTTCATATATATACCCTCTTTTCCAATAAACAAGTCAATTGAATAAAGTTATCAAACTGTCCTCACTGATCTCAATTCTGCCATAAATGTTTTGTTTATCTTACGTTTTTAGGTTCTGAATTGGATGAAACTATGAATTCAAAAAATGGCAAGGATGGAGACAATCCTAAAGAGGGAAATGGTGCTTCAAACTTGGATACAAGAGGTGGTGAatcttattatatatatttatgttacTGTTTgtttttatgcatttttttctttggttgtGATAGTTTTCATACTCTATTCCACTATCCTTTCTTTAACTGGAACATTAAGGATAAAATGTTAATACTGGTCCTAAAGTTCTCAATTCAATTTCTGCAATATTGGTTTTCTTATCTAACTATGTTTTGTTTGTAGAGATCAAATTGGATAAGACCATGAAGTCAAAGAATGATAAGGATGCTGGCAatttaaaaaaggaaaaggatgcTTCAAAGTTGGAGGAAAAAGGTCACTATTCTTAGTATATAAATCTTGTTATTGTGGTTTCATACTCATCATACTTAACCATTTGAATTTTTTTGCTTTGGAATAAAATGCAGAAAAAACTGTGAAATCCAGAAAACCAGTAGCACCATGTAAAGATGTAGTGGCAAAAGTGGGAGGTTCTGAAAAGCAGAGGTATAGAATATTCCCTTGCATCTCAAGGAAAATATAGTTTTCATTCCCAatgtaattctttttatttctttttccccaaGTGAGTCAGTTGGTTCAGTCTCACATTTATTAGAGCCTTGTTGGTTCATATAGTCATTAAGTTCATGCATTACAGCTTTCAATTTACCATGAATTCTATCCGCTCTGTAGAAGTGTGTTAACAGATGGTGTTGATGTCAAGTTTAAACTTAGACTGGACATAGGAATCTGATGTTGATAGATTTTTATTGAATATATAGATAAAAGCTTAGGAAATATTATTGGGCTTAGTCAGCTCAATTCAGGGCCTTCAACGTTCATTCTATGTACTCTTGAGATAGCATGTGAGACCACAGGGCAATCTTGCGGCTCATTGCCTTGCAAGATTTTCCCTTTCATTAGGGTTACATATTTCTGGTTATCAGATGCAGGAGATATTATCCAGGACTCCTGTTTGAAGATTGTTATCCTTCTTGATTCTTAATGAAAATCTTTTGTCGTATCtcatccaaaaagaaaaaggagaaaaagaaggaaggaaaaaaatggaaatgtagGGTTACAAGCATGATTAATGCAGTTCTCCATCTTTGATTTAGTTTTTTCGAAGTTTGCAAATCTTTGGCCATATGCACTAAATCAATTTCAGAAGAGTGAATTTTGAGGCCTCTGAATATGAAGGAGAGTCTTCTAAGTTCTAAGACTTTTCTTTTTTGACGTCAAGTATAATTACCTAGTATAAAAGGTAGCTATATGTTTTCTTAGTTTTGTGTTCCAATTCACATGTCATTTGTAGGTAACAGGGTTATCCAGTAATTTgattgaaaaacaaaagaaaataaaaaccatCTCTTGTGCTATCATAAAATTTTTCGTGTCAATGAATTTTACTTTATTAAGTTCCTGGTCCTCAGCTTAATATTTGGGCTCTCAATTTGATCTGAATAATGATTTTTGTTCTCTACTCAATCTGTGTTATATCGTAAACGTTTGAGATCCTATGATAATTAATATCTTCATCTGGTATTCTGATATCTTCAGTTTCTTATTGTTATGAAGGGTTGCTAGGACTGTTATATTTGGTGGCCTTCTCAATGCTGGTATGGCGGAAGATGTTCATCGCCAAGCTAGGGAGGTTGGCGATGTGTGTTCTATAACTTATCCTTTTCCCAGAGAAGAGCTTCAACAACATGGTAAGGGTTTCACGCCCTCAGGAGGCCGTTTTTAACCTTTTCCAAGTGATGGGAGTGATTTATTTAATATATTGAGTTGAAATTGCGTTTAAGTACCTAACATTCAAAATATATACAATTCTGATGACTTCATTGAGATATTTTCTATCCTTGACATTATTCATTCTGTTATCAAGATATTTGTCATCCTTGACACAATAATTGCGACCCCATTATTATTGCATAGCACTCGATACTTTTGACTTTTGTAGTCATAGTTAGGTAACTGCTTTCTTAGTTGGAATCAATTGTTACTAGACAGATTTGAATCATTTTCTGCCCTCATttgaagtatttttttttttaaatttacacAATTTGGGATGTTGAGTTGACCATAATCTCTGGTGACTGTTCAGGTCTTGTACAAGATGGATGCAAAATGGATGCCTCAGCTGTACTTTACAACAGTGTTAAATCAGCTCATGCTTCTGTTGCAATGTTACACCAAAAGGAGATAAAAGGAGGAATTGTTTGGGCCCGTCAGCTGGGTGGGGAGGTAAATGACATTTCAATTGCTTCAATCACATTTCTTATATGGACAAATACAAGTAATtcagttgttttgttttttaatgtgGAATTTATTGTTACCGGATCAAGTTGATGCTATTTGTCCTTGCTGAAGTAGGATAGATAATAGAATAATGAGGCAAGGATGTTATAGATTTTGTTATTAGGAATGCTTCCAAccataaaaataaatttattggAAATGCAggatttatttttttagagGAAGTGCAGGTTAGGAACAAAAGAAGTGTTTAATGGCAATGCAGTAACCATTAGAGATAAAAATAGGAGACCAGCTTTCAGCATTTGAGTTTTCTGTGATAGGTAACCATGCCTGACTGGCATGCAGATTTTAGCGTATCCATTTTTTTGTTTCATGTTATGGTGTGGCGGTGGTGTTGTATTCATgttatggtggtggtggtttatTGTTATTCAATCTACAACGGGAAGTCTTAACAGTTTGATTGTGTTTTTGGGCCAGGGTTCCAAGACTCGGAAGTGGAAGCTCATTGTCAGAAATCTTCCTTTCAAGGTCTTTTACTAATTGTGTGTCATATACAATTTTCTTCATTGTGAGAAGTGTTATCTGAACTAGTTTGCCAACACAAATGCAGGCCAAAGTCAGTGATATCAAAGATATGTTTTCATCTGCCGGATTTGTCTGGGAGGTTTATATACCACAGAATTCTGATACAGGGTATTGTACTATCATCCTGTACTGTTTTTCATACTTTTTGAAATATCACTTTctgtttttcttcatttcttttttattgttgGCAGGATGTCTAAAGGATTTGCATTCGTCAAATTCACACACAGACAAGATGCGGAAAATGTAAATTTGTGATTCATGCTTAGTTTTAGAGTAGAGTTCGTGTTGATTTACATGCATTAactcttttcctttttatttaggCAATAAAAAAGTTCAATGGACAAAAACTTCTTAAAAGACCAATAGCTGTGGACTGGGCTGTTCCTAAGCAGATATATGGTAGTGGCAATGACACCCTTGCTTCAGAAGATGGTAGTATACTGTAACTCCATTCTCATCTAGCGCGCTTTTGTCATTGCTGTTTCTTTTTGAACCTTGCATGAATAATGACTAGTCCATGGGCATTTCGTGCTTGGTTAAAGAATTGGTGATGATATGATTTTTATATCAACTGTGGTCATTGTTTTTCATATTCTAGAAGTACATGCAAGCTTTCAAGTAAATAGTCATGATCAAGGTTTACATCGGCCAATGTTCTGTTGTTTGGATGAGTCCGCCTGTATATATCTTCCCCGTATATAACTCAAATATGACCAAAATATGGGAGATATCTGGATTTGTTGGCCCAATCTCCAAAAAcatgtaggaaaaaaaaaaatctggtgaTATAGAAAAGGAAGATTAAAAAGAAGATCTAGAATCAACCTCTTACCATGCCCTTCTCTCTGAGTTCTTCTAAAATCTGAATATCTGATAGAGATGTTTTTCTTCTTATGTCGATGAAAGAGGGACTGGGGGAATGCCTAGTCTGATTTGTGAAGACGGCTGGCTgtctctatgtttttttttttttggtgaaataaAGGCATAGGCTATGACTATTTAGACTTCTAATTATTTTCTGTTTAGCCATGAACCTTCAGTTGATACTCCCGCCCCCTTTTGGTTTTCTTAATGGGTTATAGTTTATCTCTAATTATTTAGTGAAGTAAttttagttttgaatttctAAATATAAATGGAGTTTTCATCTACCTTTTGTACCCCAAGATGGAACGTGTATGGAAAAATCTTCCTTTAAAGTATGTACTGACATATCCTTGATATCAACATATCTGTTGATATATCAATTTGAGCGCTGATATATTTGTCACTGCTGATATTTTGAACATTGATTATGGCTCATGACTAGTAAGATGTCTTATTACCAAGTATTAagattttcttcaaaatttataTTAGATGTGTGAAACTGTTTGTCTTAGCAATTTAATGATTTAGTAATTAGAAATGTGTCTGTGCAAAGCAAAACAACTTGCAATAAAGCAAAACATTGGTTTTTACAGGAGAAAAGGGCGGAAGAGATGGGGGAAATGATAGCAGCAGTGATGATTTTGAGGGTGATGCTGGAGATGCATGTAAAAAGTCCCAGCACCTTGATGGGATTGACAGTGCTTCAGATGACTCCAATACCACAGAGCTGAAAGACATCCCTACTGAAATTGATTTTGAGGAGGAAGCAGACATAGCAAGAAAAGTTCTAAAAAATTTGACCATGCCCTCTGGTACAGTAACTGCTGTTGATAATTCTGCATTGCCCAAAGGTAACAAGGAGCCAACTATTGATTTTGAGGAGGAAGCAGACATTGCAAGAAAAGTTCTAAAAAAGTTTACCACACCCTCTGGTACAGTAACTACTGTTGATGATTCTGCACTGCCCGTAAGCAACAAGGAGCCAACTATTGAAGAATCTGCTAATGAGACTAGTAAGTTATCTTCCGAGACTGCGCCTAATAAATTATCTTCTGAAAGTGCCAGTGCATCAGATGTTGCTAAACCACAAACGGAAGAAGTAGATGATTTGCATAGAACAATTTTCATCAGCAACCTTCCTTTTGAGATCACtaatgaagaagtcaaacaaagGTTTTCTGCTTTCGGGCAAGTGCAATCTTTTGTCCCAGTTCTTCATCCACTTACCAAGTACGTTTCTAATACCtttttaatataattcctacCTTTCGCTATTATACTGGAAACTTAACATGATATATGTTGTGGCAGGCGACCAAAAGGAACTGGCTTTCTCAAGTTTAAGACAATAGATGCAGTGAATTCTGCTGTTTCAGCTGGTAGTGCTGCATCTGGCTTGGGAATTTTTCTCAAGGGTAGACAACTGACAGTCTTCCAGGCTTTGGATAGAAAATCGGCTCACGAGAAGGAAGAAAATATGGCCAAAAAAGAGGACATAGACCACCGCAATCTCTATTTGGCAAAGGTTTTTCCTTTTAGAAACGACCTTCCTTTTCTTTCCTTGCTTAATCTATATCATAGTTTTCTGTGTCTCGTGGTAACTGTGATGTACTGTCCTGAATGGTTGGAATTTTCTTTCATTCAAATCATAACAGGAAGGTCTTATTCTTGCGGGAACTCCAGCTGCAGAAGGGGTTTCAGCTAATGATATGTCAAAACGCCAAATGTAAGATTTGTTGTTTTTTATAATCCCCTAGATGCTGACTATTTAGAGTCTGGCAATTGGACGTTACAATTGGTTCTTACCAGTCTTCTTTGCACAAAATTTCTAAGTCAGTTTGATGTGATCATCAATTCTATTTTAGCTACtttttttggaaataaaaaagCCTATGCTTATATTAATTTTCTGTTTATAGTTCTCATCTACTTTTAATTGTATCTTCTTAAAAGTTTTAAGCAGGGATAAGAAAAAAGGGAAACCTACAAGCTTTGAAATCTATTTAGGAATATCCTGTCAAAAAGGGAAAAGAACTCGGTTAGAAGTTTGACATGACAAGAGGATTACCTTGCTTTGTAGTTTTTAACAGGTTATGAGCAAATTGCATTGGTGCTGCTTCGGCATTCAGATGCTGATTACTATTCCCAGTTTCATATTtgtatttattaatttttctgAAACCATGCAGGTTGGAGAGGAGCAAGGCGATGAAGCTTAAATCTCCAAATTTTCATGTTTCAAAGACAAGATTAGTTATGTACAATTTGCCAAAGTCCATGACTGAAAAACAGCTTAAGAAACTTTGTATGGATGCTGTTACCTCACGAGCTAAGCTACAAAAACCTGTGATTCGACAGGTTAGATTGTAGTTACGTTTGTTGCTTATGAGTGgtggttttatttttgttttataaagTTTTCCCTtgttttgtccaaaaaaaaaaattgaagttttCTGTTGTATATGGTGTTGAGCATGCAGATAAAGTGCTTGAAGGATGTGAAAAAGGGAAAGATTGTCGCAAAGAACCACTCTCGCGGTGTTGCTTTCATTGAGTTTACAGAGCACCAGCATGCCCTTGTGGCTCTGAGAGTTCTTAACAACAATCCTGGTAAGTTTACATTATCAACCGAATTCACCATTTCATCAtgttggattttttttcttttctttttgacatATATTCTAATTTATTGTGATACTACTTGCAGAAACTTTTGGTTCAGAACATCGGCCAATTGTGGAGTTTGCACTTGATAATGTTCAGAAATTGAGAGCACGTCAGGTATCACAACAAACTCAGCAGCATGCCGCTAATGGTAATCAGAAAGAGGGGCGGCAATTTGATCACTCAAATAGAGCAGATGCCCACCCAAGCAAGAAGTTTGAAAACCGGAGAGACAAAGGTGACAAGCGAAAACTGGATGAGGTAGTACCAAATAAAGAGGGTGAAGTGGAAAATAGGGGAAGTGATGGAGCTGCCACTGAAGGGCAGAGATTTCCCAAGAGGCAGAAGAATGGTTCAGATAGAAAGGCAGAAaagatttcatcaaaaaaagtACTGGGAGGCTTATCGGTAGAAGGTTCAAAACGTGAAAGTCATCATCAAGATGGCAGGAAGGCTGGCGGTGGAAGATCGTTTGCAGGTGAAATCAAGGCAGTTGATGCGCCCACATCAATATCTTCGAGAAAGACAGATGTGGAACCAAAGAAGAGGAAGCTGCAGGAGCAAAATTACACGGAGGGAGGAGAGAACATGATGAGAAGAAGAAGGCCGAAGAATAAAGACCCAACAGGGCGGGATGTTACAGATAAACTTGACATGCTGATTGAAAAATATAGATCCACGTTCTCAAATCAGAATTCCTTCCAAAAAGGTGGCGGAAGGCAAGATTCAATTAGAAAATGGATTGATTAATTCCAAGTTGGTTTTGTAAAATTCCATGACGAATGTGTTAACAGATGAGTAGAAAGCAATTGCTTGGATACGCAGTTGCTataaattttgtgtttgttaaATTTTGACAATATTGATCAAGGTGTAATATCTATTATCTGCTCCATTTCTTTTTGTCAACATCTAATTTCGGCTGTAGCTCTTGGTCAGGTGCTGGCCGTCTTACCTACAAAAACAGAAACACAAAAGAGATGTACAATTGATTAGTTGGTTTTGTACTCGGTTATGCTCAACTGTCATTGGATTCAGATCGAGGTGAAAACTAATGAGGCAGTTTGAATGgatttatttgtctaattagTTTTCAGATTCAAATCCAATGGCAGCTAGAGTACTATTAACTTACAATGTATTTTACTCTCAGTAATTAATAAAATCACCAAAGCTGAAGGCCAGCCTATTAAATACTTACGTATCCTTTTCTGGCGCCTTTGGTCCTTTTGATAACCAAGGCATTGAGTAAGCTCCTTGTTTTAGCATTCGGCGcgttttcctttgtttcaaaATTAACTCAGAATGGCAGAGGCAGAGCTACTTCCTGCTACCATCAATGGCAGATGGcaccatcaccaccacaacCTCCTCCTATGCTCTGTTTTTTCTCTGTTCCTCATTTATTTCTCTCTGACCctatttttattatatatacATTCCTATACAAACCCTACCTCTACTCAATTCTGCTCAAACTCGGCATTGTGAAAACCCTGCTTCATCCTTTGAGTCTAACTTTTCCTTGAAGAAACTTAAAGGTCCAGTGATCATCCGCCAATTTAAGGTACACCCTCTTTGTTCTTGAtaatttctctcttctttctgaTTTTACTGTAGGATATGAGACAGATTACCAATTTTGGAGtgagttttgggttttgttttgctTTTCACTTTTTATGTTGTAGCTTGCATTGAGTATTACTGACATTTTAGTGCGGTTTTGGtataggaattttttttttttttttgctttgtaaTTTGGTTAAGAATATATTTATGCAACCAGCAGGAAGATGAAGAACCCTGATTTTTGTTACTAGTTCTTAACTTATGAGCAGCTGTTAGACCAATATATATTAGATTTAGTTATTTAGAAGTAATAAAAGAGCCAAGAAAAAATTACAACAATTCTAGTACTTTGTTGGACAGAGGGACATCAGCTAgatttacttttactttctTGCTTTGTTGTGAATGTGGTTCATTCTTCAAGCAGTATAAAAATGTGTTCTCACTCTTACACCCATGCAGATTGTAAAATGGCACCATATTGTCAAATTCGTTGTAGTGTGCTGCCAATGTTGGAAACAATGCAGCTACTTAAGGAAAGCCACTTGGAGTTGCTTCAGAAGACTCCATTTTGGCCATTGTTAGAAGCATTTCACAATGGCACCATTTCAGAATTACAATGCAAGGATTGTCGAACTCCCATACTAAAGATCATCAAAACTTTTAACCCAGAGACCGCGACCTTTCACTTTGGTACTAGAGCCATATCTATAAACACAGAAGACATCTCTCAGATTCTTGGACTGCCACAACATGGTGACACAGTCCGATTCGGTCATCTGGTTTATCGTAGATCATACAAGTCAGACTTTACTGAGAGACATTTTAAGGGAACAGACAGGGTGAGCCACAAACTGCTACATGGTCTACTATTAAAGTTACTGAATAGGAAAGAACAAACGGATATAGAAGATGTTGTACGTCTCACCCTAATGGAGTTGTTCATCACATTCCTGTTCGCCCGATCACATCTTCAATTGGTTCTAGTGAAGTATTGTGATGAATTTGACAAACTTTCAAGGTATTCATGGGCAGCAGCAGTGGGAGAATTCCTAAACAAATCTTTGAAAGCCCAGAGCAAAGTTGAAATTAAGGGATGCGCGCTTCTCATTCCAGTAAGTGCAATACAattctaatatgattattatcATTTTCGACATCTTTTGGGTTTTGCCATTATGACTTCTGTTATGCAATGTTTTCTTGCATGTGCATACAGCTTTGGTTGTGTGAGAAAACAAATATTACACAACCAATCAGTGGGAGGGAGATCATCGAGGGCAACACACCATCCCTAATCAGATGGAGTCTTCCGGAACTGAACATCAAAATGCAAGAAATAACCATTTGCGAAATTGAGGTAACAAATGAACATCTAACACTGTTAATGAATAATAGTTGCATAAAAGTTCATGTATTATTACTTTTAATCAGTGATCACTGGTACTGATATCCAATTTCTTTGGCTTATGAACTGTACAGCGTTTGTTCGAGGTGCAAAATGGGATCGAAGTAGAAATAAAACCTGAACATGAAAATCAtgaaggagaagaggaagaggtaATCAAATCACTGTTAATCATATGTTTTTTTTACCAAATCTATGCATTTGTATTTCACTCTAAATGAAACTAAATCATGAGTTGGTCATATTACATGTTACTCATATGTACTAAATACATATGACTGACTACTTTTTACCTTGCCTAATGTAACTGTCCAGCTAAAGAAGAAAGACACGAAGCAAAAGGGAAGAGAATTATACCAACCGTTACAAAAAGAAATAGTGGAAAGAAGAAAGGTACAGAAGAATGACTATGAATTAAAAGTGAAGAACAACTTCAAAGATAAACTTAAAGCAGAAGTTGATGGAGACATGGAGTTGATTGAGAAAGATCAGCTAGATCCTCAAGTCCCCTGCACTGCAATTCAATTGAGTCCAAGGGATGACAATGAGGTGCCGCAAGTTGAGCATCAAATGAGGCTTCCTATGGAAGGAACTGGAGTGAAAGTTAGAAAGCAGCAACTGGATCCAGATTTTGTG is a genomic window containing:
- the LOC133740429 gene encoding uncharacterized protein LOC133740429, which gives rise to MLETMQLLKESHLELLQKTPFWPLLEAFHNGTISELQCKDCRTPILKIIKTFNPETATFHFGTRAISINTEDISQILGLPQHGDTVRFGHLVYRRSYKSDFTERHFKGTDRVSHKLLHGLLLKLLNRKEQTDIEDVVRLTLMELFITFLFARSHLQLVLVKYCDEFDKLSRYSWAAAVGEFLNKSLKAQSKVEIKGCALLIPLWLCEKTNITQPISGREIIEGNTPSLIRWSLPELNIKMQEITICEIERLFEVQNGIEVEIKPEHENHEGEEEELKKKDTKQKGRELYQPLQKEIVERRKVQKNDYELKVKNNFKDKLKAEVDGDMELIEKDQLDPQVPCTAIQLSPRDDNEVPQVEHQMRLPMEGTGVKVRKQQLDPDFVCNVVPKRRKAKEQHAPSDPILTVPTRSIQDPAGKKDEQILIIVDDSVSEEEKSTRKVNRPRKECFPLERCEIFKLLDDEYQQKVKAFWSMTNPKELFWSGKNASVAREDVKKLIQNTAVASNVIDAFMELLEQKQHQSSVKQSTYISTLCWNYVRMKDARKKGKKDQVQDEVHDEVGLNQLVFDPLLGSMAQSDYIFFPVISKFHYTLLVLNKNEKKWTHYNPLRKRSELHIDPCYEVAKQMHQLIQEWFHITQKEAPRALLNGTKRKKMGKREDWMEVPLSEDEKRTLTWMMDNNIDFKIENDRISPQQDFKSLDCGIFVMYYMNQLSQGLQLEKEITECRMWEFRKNLIKLFLDHENGWKQTSTT